A single window of Plasmodium reichenowi strain SY57 chromosome 12, whole genome shotgun sequence DNA harbors:
- a CDS encoding hypothetical protein (conserved Plasmodium protein, unknown function), translating into MMELEEQHLIRALKYLTQTNSCELSQKECKIILNEILSQNLNDENIRDLIINIKSGIQGNKHNYVENFILSPSMLYLLINKQLKKYDLETIFKDFFNCIQNNNEINSDDLKTFLNLCNKNMARNSSIDFTKINLNMIKLKEPMNYNIFINMMEQYLKKKDDNV; encoded by the coding sequence ATGATGGAACTTGAAGAACAACATTTAATTCGTGCACTCAAATATCTAACACAAACTAATAGTTGTGAATTGTCACAAAAGGAATgcaaaattattttaaatgaaatTCTTTCTcaaaatttaaatgatgaaaaCATAAGAGACttgataataaatataaaatcaGGTATACAAGGaaataaacataattatGTGGAAAATTTCATTTTAAGTCCTTCCATGTTATATTTActtataaataaacaattaaaaaagTATGATTTAGAAACAATTTTTAAGGATTTCTTTAATTgtatacaaaataataatgaaataaattcAGACGATTTAAAAACGTTCTTAAATCTgtgtaataaaaatatggCACGTAATTCGTCAATAGATTTTActaaaattaatttaaatatgatCAAATTAAAAGAGCCCatgaattataatatttttataaatatgatggAACAAtatctaaaaaaaaaagacgacaatgtttaa
- a CDS encoding DNA helicase 60 → MRRNLLKLTSINCKKNDYVSLSNNFFFIKNRSYKYITVRNKIGRNVFNEKDNCAILNRGQTNVVGSKKNICTENKVKQQDGEFYMNQRITDDMDNMDNMDNDMDNDMDNNVDNNVDSNVDSNVDNNVDNNMDNHINHHTHKNMHDNTSYDNNSFDRYQRKRDEIGENGFVQNRRYENYDKRKQSKTNYSYDNEYNQGSRNKRNMSYPDRYEELGSNLKDIEWDNVKYKIERQNLYNNNYNNKCNDQNNSQDNKDSLNNEKTNCLSKEDIQNELKKNNIYINKDGIIHNVINKFSDVCFHESILNYLNNKFSEPTAIQKITWPIALSGKDLIGVAETGSGKTLAFVLPCFMHILKHKEIVQNNNEQTNQNNNLQQEQEGKKNNHHIINNYNENNDNNENNDNNENNDNNNNNNNNNSYDYDYDNDINTSERASDTYGLILLPTRELCLQVLDEIKSFEKNLPIKSVAVYGGVPKYYQINNLKKGADIIVATPGRLLDFLENGIINLLKCIYVVIDEADRLLDMGFEKQLRKIMTQVNKNKQLLFLTATWPEQVRKLAYDFCSYDPVKIQIGKNELTANKNIEQNVIISSSIDMKKKLLDWLKENYENNKILIFCDTKRNCDNLCKELRYHQYNALSIHGDKQQRERDRILNNYKTDRCNILVATDVASRGLDIKNISVVINYDIPNTIEDYIHRIGRTGRAGKKGKSILFFSYDYYIPQKLKFAKELIKLLNKTNQTVPSQLKEIAYSR, encoded by the coding sequence atgagaAGAAATTTACTGAAGTTGACCTCTATAAATTGTAAGAAGAATGACTATGTTTCCCTTTCgaacaattttttttttataaaaaataggtcatataaatatataactgTAAGAAACAAAATAGGAAGAAATGTATTTAATGAAAAGGATAATTGTGCCATATTGAATCGAGGACAAACAAATGTCGTAGGTAGcaagaaaaatatatgtaccGAAAATAAAGTTAAACAACAGGATGGAGAGTTTTATATGAACCAAAGAATTACAGATGATATGGataatatggataatatGGATAATGATATGGATAATGATATGGATAATAATGTGGATAATAATGTGGATAGTAATGTGGATAGTAATGTGGATAATAATGtggataataatatggataaCCATATAAATCACCAtacacataaaaatatgcaTGATAACACATCGtatgataataattctttCGATAGATACCAAAGAAAAAGAGACGAAATAGGTGAAAACGGTTTTGTTCAAAATAGAAGATatgaaaattatgataaacGTAAACAATCGAAAAcaaattattcatatgatAATGAGTATAATCAGGGTTcaagaaataaaagaaatatgtCTTATCCTGATAGATATGAAGAATTAGGAAGTAATTTAAAGGATATCGAATGGGATAATgtgaaatataaaatagaaaggcaaaatttatacaacaacaattataataataagtGTAATGATCAGAATAATAGTCAGGATAATAAGGATAGTTTAAATAATGAGAAAACAAATTGCTTAAGTAAAGAGGATATACAAAACgaattaaagaaaaataatatttatattaacaaGGATGGAATAATACATAATGTCATTAACAAATTCTCAGATGTATGTTTTCATGAATCCATATTAAATTAtctaaataataaatttagTGAACCTACAGCTATTCAAAAAATCACCTGGCCTATTGCTTTATCAGGAAAAGATCTTATAGGTGTAGCAGAAACGGGAAGTGGAAAAACTCTAGCTTTTGTTTTGCCATGTTTTATGCATATACTTAAGCATAAAGAAATtgtacaaaataataatgaacaAACAAATCAAAACAATAATTTACAGCAAGAACAGgaagggaaaaaaaataatcatcatataataaataattataatgaaaataatgacaacaacgaaaataatgacaacaacgaaaataatgacaacaacaacaataataataataataatagttatgattatgattatgataatgatataaatacCTCTGAACGTGCTAGTGATACTTATGGACTCATTTTATTACCCACTAGAGAATTGTGCTTACAAGTTCTAGATGAAATCAAATCCTTCGAAAAAAACCTACCAATCAAAAGTGTTGCTGTTTATGGTGGAGTACCCAAATAttatcaaataaataatttaaaaaaaggtGCTGATATTATTGTTGCTACCCCTGGAAGACTTTTAGACTTTTTAGAAAATGGTATCATCAACCttttaaaatgtatttatgtTGTTATTGATGAAGCTGATCGTTTACTTGATATGGGATTCGAAAAACaattaagaaaaattatgacccaagttaataaaaataaacaattgttatttttaacTGCTACATGGCCTGAACAAGTCAGGAAACTTGCATATGATTTTTGTTCCTACGATCCAGTAAAAATTCAAATAGGAAAAAATGAATTGACAgcaaataaaaatattgagcaaaatgttattataagTTCTTCTATTgatatgaagaaaaaattattagattggttaaaagaaaattatgaaaataataaaatattaatattttgtgATACCAAAAGAAATTGTGATAATTTATGTAAAGAATTAAGATATCATCAGTATAATGCTTTATCAATTCATGGGGATAAGCAGCAAAGAGAAAGAGATCGAATATTGAATAATTACAAAACAGATCgatgtaatatattagtAGCAACTGATGTAGCTTCAAGAGGATtagatattaaaaatatttcagttgtaattaattatgatataCCTAATACTATAGAAGATTATATACATAGAATAGGAAGAACAGGAAGAGCTGGAAAAAAAGGGAAATCAATTTTGTTCTTTTCgtatgattattatataccACAAAAATTAAAGTTTGCAAAAGAGTTAAtcaaattattaaataaaacaaatcAAACCGTTCCATCACAGTTAAAAGAAATAGCTTATTCAAGATga
- a CDS encoding potassium channel, putative: MNNDNIGREPIDVVYDKRFSSRIKPKIKKKKRNENKMRLVRIQHYIYNIFTSFLCLFIVILILYASIDISINYGPVIILYILILELGSMLISYILLQFPFFYRKLKNTFMRARNINKYSHQYRPLYYDNSSFNGENESFNISDDEKKEKRKRKHTYSFMSSYGGRKRSSFRRFLSSYKSRKENEFVNSKTMKNKTKTNTRRKGFLSFNWIGYKNGETNKNRNENIVDDVYNKYNDDNYNDDNYNDDNYNDDNFNDDNYNDDNIINHHNNRDNKNDILNSHSEQDQRKKKKKKKKKKKXXXXKKKKKKKKEKRIVVFPRNDTGGNSFKRESIYIDDCNMWMKKTMRKSNRPNFKLTRSLSFNINMNKDDDLMMKDSASLDNIKIFLGHRSSKFLREKNKLQKRKTSIYNKYVPLTFASSYKDDFFKEILKSQTDGIISSSSNYSSSSEDSNKNVYKTIYINNNNNNNNNIDKKGKIDEEDDIVVRNNIYSNENIIIKENPYSMRNAILFHKEKRKYRKNINTLSDDNKNFPFHSGKKKRKRKEKKRRCFIKLKCFNKIKNLYRFFINYNMKSSKSSNNLYLFFRGFYIYTKHRFVHYLSYEPIWIVAILIRIVLWCIVWIWAASYMERKPKNFEITEWNMKNVPSFYGYIECTFQWCGVFDYFFGLYFSNNKLKYIFSFFSLIDFITTPVSSLIMNFFVQDNINHNYWFLILGPLRFLRLVRAESTISSCFFWLNDVKIIIIGIIILALAILFTFSGIMYILEAPDIERDFVKPLDFVYFGVITMSTVGYGDYTPVTKAGKFLTMFIIITCISFVAAQFKRLKEAMFSPKTVMGIIPKQDDDYILILGPVSPTQLLYICKGINNSFPNSVESIFLFTPLPVVIYRYVYGSIVKNTNIKICISGGNECFICPSIIYDAVINSRALYILNNVDSEKYTLMYQQIFLASNNINFNNHDHQNQRISSDDILHNNIINKYSKDKTKNWKYSDLFSEYKNEINKNNMLNLEMNININNSYSIKEKDDQECLLRFIGTYNICNSLIPITLQLSNNTYEELIKSMNVYNYISIEELKYALLAKSVNCKGLFFLIINFFYKPKAVKSLKKYIIDLKLLMYNGMLRRKNRERLSSSNLKMKQPSEQKSGKVNLINKISLFFKKGENDQLDAKGITYDEKNNSNTSPTRGNNRIDHVDPQIKGKGAFEMNQRGKKQVMLKEGMNKNKNYVINERMYQRPNENIDGCINKNMNSNGKDNIKDSIKDGVNDSINDSINDSINENIEKNDLFFLNSLDPNDDRNIHNLSYKNYYYMLEKVNLNMYYYLEGLKYNIYRFQFPECMRGFLFQTASEYLYQKYSAFLIGIITINKEIFLNPVNYIIGEENKYFYTSAFSGIILTTSLDSLIKLSSINNISKKVYEYNKRLIEEKYKSTFSKSWINSDDDDHNSDHKNFVTNTQIKETQIDGDEVKIVLTSHDDSLHPSDRSVNNRKNSKKSIYNQKKSNIGDQKKKNINQDDKTEHQVDHNNDSDYLQIESVPKKKRNIYYSLVLGICELENYISAYKDAFVDKDKPLLLVCGWPDNIHMFFKYLKRNVYNSSYRNKNNSNIHTYNNNNNNINIYSKTVKNKKGKRKKMKKLNDDIKYNIIILSLHVPKFNYENDLFNYSENVVFIRGSPLNSYNLIQAGVFYAKRIIILNSNHSLFIDKDAYRIDNEVIIIKNIVNQLFNYISKNKENYFNLLRKTFPKEYIDLTINERIFLKDNINNSPNINEMIKGKMSDSSYDSLDDNYSSDDDSSSSNDNDDDDDDDDDDDDDDDNDDDNDDNDDDDDNDDDDNDDDNDDDNNNNNNNNNNNNNNDHGGENLLLKKKRKKKNMIKLKKRPLNINNIFNINKNPYLICLIKNSESLEYIDGSINLSYENYNDNEKMNKIWENCGEYIYTFELVSANIFVHEMLHNLVSFSLPISKYAIEYSVIYSLIGIDINEYSKNAQKFHKNLNLSTGYVNLVPIPSYFYKKSFYKCFSYFLHNKLSLCIGILRYIDISSLSNKSKKIFVLSCPSRTMKIEPHDQAYVIAHRM, translated from the exons atgaataatgataatattgGGAGAGAGCCTATAGATGTTGTTTATGATAAAAGGTTTAGTAGCAGAATAAAAccaaaaattaaaaagaagaaaaggAATGAAAACAAAATGCGATTAGTTCGAATAcaacattatatttataatatatttacatcGTTTTTgtgtttatttattgtgATATTAATTCTTTATGCTTCGATAGATATATCAATAAATTATGGGCcagtaataatattatatatattaatattagaATTGGGTAGTATGcttatatcatatattttattacaattcccttttttttatcgTAAGTTAAAGAATACATTTATGAGAGCTCGtaatattaacaaataCTCACATCAATATAGACCTCTGTATTATGACAACAGTTCATTTAATGGCGAAAACGaatcatttaatatttctgatgatgaaaaaaaggaaaaaagaaaaaggaaaCATACTTATTCTTTTATGAGTTCTTATGGAGGAAGAAAACGAAGTAGTTTCAGAAGATTTCTTTCTTCTTATAAGTcaagaaaagaaaatgaatttGTAAATAGTAAAACcatgaaaaataaaacaaaaacaaatacAAGAAGGAAAGGGTTTCTTAGTTTTAATTGGATAGGATATAAGAATGGGGAGACTAATAAAAATAGGAATGAGAATATTGTAGAtgatgtatataataaatataatgatgataattataatgatgataattataatgatgataattataatgatgataattttaatgatgataattataatgatgataatataataaaccATCACAACAATAGAGATAACAAAAATGATATCTTAAACAGTCATAGTGAACAAGAtcaaagaaaaaaaaaaaaaaaaaaaaaaaaaaaaaaaaaaaNNNNNNNNNgaaaaaaaaaaaaaaaaaaaaaaaaagagaagCGCATTGTTGTGTTCCCAAGAAATGATACAGGAGGAAATAGTTTTAAAAGAGAAAGTATCTATATAGATGATTGTAATATGTGgatgaaaaaaacaatGAGAAAAAGTAATCGACcaaattttaaattaacTAGATCTCTTAGTTtcaatattaatatgaataaagATGATGATTTGATGATGAAAGATTCTGCTAGtttagataatataaaaatatttttagGACATCGATCTAGTAAATTTTtaagagaaaaaaataaattacagaaaagaaaaacatctatatataataaatatgtacCGTTAACATTTGCATCATCATATAAAGatgatttttttaaagaaatttTGAAATCTCAAACAGATGGTATTATATCTTCAAGTTCTAATTATTCTTCGTCAAGTGAAGATtctaataaaaatgtttataaaacgatatatattaataataataataataataataataatattgataagAAAGGGAAAATAGATGAAGAAGATGATATTGTGGttagaaataatatttattcaaatgaaaatattataataaaagagaATCCATATAGTATGAGGAATgctatattatttcataaagaaaaaagaaaatatagaaaaaatataaatactttatctgatgataataagaattttccttttcatagtggaaaaaaaaaaagaaaaagaaaagaaaagaaaagaagatgttttataaaattaaaatgttttaataaaatcaaGAATTTATATCGTTTCTTTATcaattataatatgaaatcATCTAAATCTtctaataatttatatttattttttagaggtttttatatatatacaaaacATCGATTTGTACATTATTTATCTTATGAGCCTATATGGATTGTAGCTATATTAATAAGAATTGTTTTATGGTGTATAGTATGGATATGGGCAGCAAGTTATATGGAAAGGAAACCAAAGAATTTTGAGATAACAGAATGgaatatgaaaaatgtaCCATCGTTTTATGGATATATAGAATGTACCTTTCAATGGTGTGGTGtttttgattatttttttggtttatatttttcaaataataaattaaaatatattttttcctttttctcCTTAATTGATTTTATAACAACACCTGTATCATCTTTAATTATGAATTTCTTTGTGCAGGATAATATTAATCACAATTATTGGTTTTTAATATTAGGACCTTTACGTTTTTTACGTTTAGTAAGAGCGGAGAGTACGATTAGTTCatgttttttttggttGAATGATgtaaagataataattataggaataataatattagcCTTGGctattttatttactttttcaggtatcatgtatatattagaaGCACCAGATATTGAGCGAGATTTTGTCAAGCCTTTAGATTTTGTATACTTTGGTGTTATAACAATGTCTACTGTAGGATATGGTGATTATACTCCTGTAACAAAAGCTGGGAAATTCTTGACaatgtttataataattacatGTATTAGTTTTGTAGCTGCTCAATTTAAAAGATTAAAAGAGGCAATGTTTAGTCCTAAAACTGTTATGGGTATAATACCCAAGCAAGATGatgattatattttaatattagGACCTGTAAGTCCTACtcaattattatatatatgtaaagGTATAAATAATAGTTTTCCTAATTCAGTAGaatctatatttttatttacacCTTTACCGGTTGTTATATATCGGTATGTATATGGAAGTATTGTAAAGAATAcgaatataaaaatttgtaTAAGTGGGGGTAATGAATGCTTTATTTGTCCtagtattatatatgatgcTGTAATAAATTCCAGAgctttatatattttgaataatGTCGATTCTGAAAAATATACTTTAATGTATCAACAGATATTTTTGGctagtaataatataaattttaataatcaTGATCATCAGAATCAAAGAATTAGTTCTGATGatattttacataataatattattaataaatattcaaaggacaaaacaaaaaattgGAAATACTCTGATTTGTTTTCAGAATATAAAAAcgaaattaataaaaataatatgttaaatcttgaaatgaatattaatattaataattcttattCAATCAAAGAAAAAGATGATCAAGAATGTTTATTAAGGTTTATAGGAacttataatatttgtaattCCTTAATACCTATTACTTTACAATTATctaataatacatatgaagaattaataaaatcaaTGAATGtctataattatataagtATTGAGGAATTAAAATATGCCCTACTAGCCAAAAGTGTTAATTGTAAAGGCTTGTTCTTTCTTATcatcaattttttttataagcCTAAAGCGGTCAAgagtttaaaaaaatatattatagatTTGAAGTTGTTAATGTATAATGGAATGttaagaagaaaaaatagaGAACGATTAAGTAGTAGcaatttaaaaatgaaacaGCCATCAGAACAGAAAAGCGGGAAAGTAAATttgataaataaaattagtTTGTTTTTCAAAAAAGGAGAAAACGATCAACTTGATGCTAAAGGTATAACTTATGatgagaaaaataatagtaatacAAGTCCTACTAGGGGTAACAATAGGATTGATCATGTGGATCCACAAATTAAAGGAAAGGGAGCCTTCGAAATGAACCAAAGGGGAAAAAAGCAGGTCATGCTTAAAGAAGGgatgaataaaaataaaaattatgtgATAAATGAACGGATGTACCAAAGGCCtaatgaaaatatagatGGATGcataaacaaaaatatgaattCAAATGGAAAGGATAATATTAAGGATAGTATTAAGGATGGTGTTAATGATAGTATTAATGATAGTATTAATGATAGtattaatgaaaatatagaaaagaatgatcttttttttttaaattctcTAGATCCAAATGATGATCGAAATATACATAACTTAAGttataagaattattattacatgtTAGAAAAGGTTAACTTGAATATGTACTATTATTTAGAAGGattgaaatataatatatacagATTTCAATTTCCTGAATGTATGAGAggttttctttttcaaaCAGCTTctgaatatttatatcagAAATATAGTGCTTTTCTTATTGGtattataacaataaataaagaaatatttttaaatccagttaattatattataggagaagaaaataaatatttttatacgTCTGCATTTTCTGgtattatattaacaaCTAGCTTAGATagtttaataaaattatcttctataaataatatatcaaaaaaggtttatgaatataataaaagattaatcgaggaaaaatataaatctaCTTTTTCAAAAAGTTGGATTAATTCTGATGATGATGATCATAACAGTGATCATAAGAATTTCGTGACAAACACACAAATAAAAGAAACTCAAATAGATGGAGACGAAGTTAAAATTGTCTTGACAAGTCATGATGATTCTCTACATCCTTCTGATCGTTCCGTCAACAATCGCAAGAATAGTAAGAAGAGTATATAcaatcaaaaaaaaagtaacATTGGGgaccaaaaaaaaaaaaatataaatcaaGATGATAAGACGGAACATCAGGTTGATCATAACAATGATTCTGATTATCTACAAATAGAAAGTGTAccaaaaaagaaaagaaatatcTATTATAGTCTGGTTTTAGGTATATGCGAGTTGGAGAATTACATATCAGCATATAAAGATGCTTTTGTTGATAAGGATAAACCATTACTACTAGTATGTGGGTGGCCAGATAATATACACATGTTTTTTAAATACTTGAAGAGAAACGTATATAATTCTTCATATaggaataaaaataatagtaacattcacacatataataataataataataatattaatatatatagcaAGACAgtaaaaaacaaaaaagggaaaagaaaaaaaatgaaaaagttaaatgatgatataaaatataatattatcattttatcATTACATGTCCcaaaatttaattatgaaaatgatctttttaattattcAGAAAATGTCGTATTCATAAGAGGTTCCCCTTTAAATAGttataatttaatacaAGCTGGTGTTTTTTATGCGAAgagaattattatattaaattcaAACCATAGTTTATTTATTGATAAAGATGCATATAGAATAGATAATGaagtaataattattaaaaatattgtaaatcaattatttaattatatatctaaaaataaagagAATTACTTTAACTTATTAAGGAAGACGTTTCCAAAAGAATATATCGATTTAACAATTAATGAAcgaatatttttaaaagacaatattaataacagtccaaatataaatgaaatgaTAAAGGGTAAAATGTCAGATTCGAGTTATGATTCTCttgatgataattattcatCAGATGACGATTCATCATCTTcaaatgataatgatgatgatgatgatgatgatgatgatgatgatgatgatgatgataatgatgatgataatgatgataatgatgatgatgatgataatgatgatgatgataatgatgatgataatgatgatgataataataataataataataataataataataataataataatgaccATGGAGGAGAAAacttattattaaaaaaaaaaaggaaaaagaaaaatatgattaaGTTAAAGAAAAGACCActaaatattaataacatatttaatatCAATAAAAACCCATACTTAATTTgtttaattaaaaattcaGAAAGTCTGGAATATATTGATGGAAGTATAAATTTGTCTTACGAAAATTATAACGATAATGagaaaatgaataaaatatggGAAAATTGTGgtgaatatatttatacgTTTGAATTAGTATCAgcaaatatttttgttcatGAAATGTTACACAATTTAGTTTCCTTTTCATTACCTATTAGTAAATATGCAATCGAATATTCGGTTATTTATTCTTTGATAGGTAttgatataaatgaatattcGAAGAATGCACAAaaatttcataaaaatttaaatcTTAGTACAGGATATGTTAATTTAGTACCTATCCCTTcgtatttttataaaaaaagcTTCTATAAATGCTTTTCATACtttttacataataaaCTATCCTTATGTATTGGAATATTAAGATATATTGACATCTCATCCTTGTCCAATAAGTCCAAAAAAATCTTCGTTTTATCCTGTCCATCCAGGACGATGAAGATTGAACCGCATGACCAA gCTTATGTTATTGCACACAGaatgtaa